In Mauremys reevesii isolate NIE-2019 linkage group 13, ASM1616193v1, whole genome shotgun sequence, the sequence gtaAAATGGGAcccggtgtgtgtgtggggggggttgagACTGAGAAGGGGGTTGGCGTGAGGGGTATGAGGGTCCAGCACAAGGGGGTGTAGGAAGAATGGGGGAACTGATCCCCCATCCCTGGCCTTTCATTCTTTCTGCCCCCTGAATATCCAGTGGCCGTGAGTTCCGCAGGTTAACGACTCAGTGTCGCCCCCTTCGCTGCCTGATGGTCCCCTTCATCCTGCTCTTCCTATCTTGCCCCTCCAGGGCCCCCCGCCCCACGCAAGAAACGGGCTGAAGCCAAGAGCGAGGGGCCGGTGGAGTTTGAAGTCCCGGACTCGTTCCCGGCCCTCCTGCGCGAGTTCATTGCTGCTTTCCAGGAGAACATCGCAGGTGAGCCGACCCCAGCGCCCCCCCGTGGGATTGGGAGCACCCCCCACCaccagccctcctgccccacagcgccccctgctggagagccCCCCCCTCACCCTGTCCGTCTGTCCCCGCCCCAGAGTTCATCACCCACAGAgtcgccagcctctgcctgcaggtgGCACTGGAGGTTTTGCACAGGAAACTGCCTGAGGCCTGCGCTGAGCTGTGCAGCTCTGTGATTGGCTACCTGAGCTCGCGGAACCCCGCCGCTGGATGCAGGTGAGCCTCCTGATTGGTTGTGGCCATGAGGGCTCTGATTGGCTATGGGGTCTATTTGGATAGGCTCTAATTAGGTGTGGAGGTGGGGATGATTAGTGCTGTCTGTAGTGGGTGGAGCAGGTGGCTTGTGATTGGCTCACTGCCTTCTCCCTCCCAGAGTAGTGGGTACTTCCTGATTGGCTGGATGGTGGGCTTGGGGTCATGCGATTGGCTGTGGATTGGACCCATTCTGATTGGCCATGGGGGAATGGCATGTAGTTCGGAAAGGTGGCTGCTTTCTACTTGGGTAGGTGGGTTGTGATTGACAGGTGCCAGTCTTATCTGACTTCTGATTGGGTGCAGGGCATGAGCACGAAGGATGGGTTGTGATTGGCTGAGGTGTGGTCACATGCTTTCTGATTGGTCAGGAAATGAGTCCGGCAAGTTGTGATgatggggcagggaggctgcttTCTCATTGGTCAGCAGCTGTCTTAGGTGGGTTGTGAATGGCTGGAAGCTGGCTCTATTTTTTTGATTGGTCAGGAGAAGGCCAAGTGGCTGTGATTGGTGATTGTGGCTACGGCTGAGGCTGTGATTAGCTGCTTTCAGATTTGCCAGGAGGCTGGTGATTGGCTGGgtgtgctctgattggctgtaagggggttggggtgccttCTCATTGGGCCAGGCTGGTGCTGTCTGACTGGCTAACGCCCcctcgctccctgcagccccctgctggtGTTCCTGAAGGACCCGGTCTGCAGCCGAGTGCTGGACAAGGTGCTGGAGGTGTCGGAGCCGCGGGCGCTGCGGCTGCTCTACCGGCAGCACTTCCGGGGCCAGCTGCGGGCGCTGGCGGGCCACGGGGTGGCCAACTTCACCCTCCAGCGCCTCATCGGGGCCGCGCCCCCCAAGCTGGTCAGTGGGGccacgggggagggggaggtgtggGGCGGAGGGCATGGGGCCGATGGTGGGAcgtggggtggagctggggtatctgggaggaggggagggggttgaatgggggggCCACGTGGAGGTAGGttgctcctggtggggggaggagccagtgggTGGGGCTTGGCCACGCCCCCTGATGCCCCCTTTGTTCCCTCGCAGCTGGGGAAGGTGCTGGCGGAGCTGGGCCCTGGCCTGGAGGAGGTGCTGGCCCAGGGGCACGCGGGGGTGGCCACGGCCCTGCTGGGAGCCTGCCGGCGGTGCGGGgccggccagcaggaggcactgcagctgCTTATGGAGGTGAGTAGCCGCTCTCCCCCCAGATCAGCCCCCCCTtctgctctcctctcccctcgCCTGGCTCTAATCTCGGGCtcccccttcctgctcacaggccttccactgctgggagccccccacccGGCAGTCAGCCTGCGCCCCCCTCTTCGCCTCCCTGCTGCCCTACGAGGTGTACTACGCCCCAGGGGAGGGCCAGGAGGCGCAGCCCCCCCTGGAAGAGCAGGTGAGTATGGGGAAAAGGTGAGGGGGGGCACAgatggagctgggtggggggcagtggtCATTCCCCTGGGGCAGTGATCAAGCAGCAGGGGGGGCAGTGGAGGAattgcagggggctgggctggctctcAGAGGGACTGGGttattggggggaggagggaaatgggggggttaaggggaggggtgggggggctaggAGAGGGTGGATCACTGTTGGAGCAGTGACTGGAGGGTAGGGGCTGGTTGGGATGCCCTCCACCCttattccttccccctcctcccttctctctctcagccTGATTCCCCgcctgccctggcctcagtttccctccacgGCTCCCTGCTGCTCCAGCACCTGCTGCACTTCGCTGACCCCTCCCCTGTGCTGCGAAGCCTGGCCGCTCTTCCCCCGCACGACCTGGTCACCCTGGCCTGCAGCCCAGCCGGCAGCCACGTCTACGACGCCCTCCTGGCCAGCCCCTCCGTACCCCGCAAGCCCAGGCGCAAGGTGCTGCGCGGGCTCCAGGTgagtgtggggccaggggcactgctgtggggaagcttgcaGCGCCCGGGCTACGCATCTGACTCTCCCCGCTCGTCCTCAGGGTCACTACGTGTCTCTGGCTTGCAACAAACACGGGAGCAGAGTCCTGGACGCCATCTGGAGCCGGGCCACCCTGCCAGCCAAGAGACAGATTGCCCAGGAACTGGGTAAGAGCCCCCTTCCCGTTCCAACCCtagctcctctccccaccccagagtcctgtTTGAATCCCAGTTCAGGCCAGTCCATCCTAATCCCTGGACTGGATACAGGATCCTTgatcacttcctgtcctaaactgggCTGTTCCTGTGTGCTGCTAAAAGCACCAGTGCCCCACTCAAGAGTTGGCTGCATCTCTCATCCGAATCCATCTGTTCCCTCAGttgagcaggagcagcaactgCGTAATGACCCCTTTGGGCACCACGTGGTGCGGAACTTCGCTCTGACCCATTTCCTGAAGCGCCGGCGAGACTGGGACCGGCACCAAGAGGCGGAGACCAAACGCAGGGAGCTGTTTGCTGAGATTCTGGAGGATTgaatgctggggggcagggacgggATTGCTGGCCCCTTCGGGCACCAGGAGAGACTCTCCTTCCAACCATAGAGATCCTGGAGGACTGAATGCCAGAGTGGGTGCTGCCCACATCTGCTACCCTAGAGCTTGTGGAAGACTGAATATTAGAGTGGGCGCTGTGGAGTTTTTATGTCCCTCTTGGCTCCTAACCATAGAGACTATAGAGGACTGAATACCAGGAGTGCTGTGTTGGCTCTTATGCTCTCATCTCCTTCTGACCAGAGAGCCTGGAGGACTGAATACCAGAGCGGATGCTGTAGGTGTCTTTATGTCGCTGTTGACTCCTAACCATAGAGAGCTTGGAGGACTGAATGCCAGAGCGGGTGCTGCCTTCATCTGCTCTTACCCATAGAGATTGTGGAACACTGACTAGCAGAATAGGTGCTGCCCACATCTGCTTCTAACCATAGAGATCCTGAAGGCCTGAATGGCAGAGTGGGTACTGTGGAGTTGTAATGTCCTTGTTGGCATCTAAGCATAGAGATGTTGGAGGACTGACTTTGGGTGGTGTCTGTGTTGGGGTCCTTACCCCTATCCACTATCTGTTCTGAACCCATAGAGATCCCGGAGGACTCACCCCCACTAGGGGCCGCTCTGGACTTCCTTTCTCCCTCTTGTCTGCTCCCAACTGCACAGAGGCGTTTACAATCCTGATTTTCTATAAAGGTTTCTATTTCCCTACATGCTCTGCTGCGTGTTCAGTGTGTGtaagggaggtgtggggggggcttAGCCAGTGGGGGGACTCTtgtgccccagccagcccccttaGCCCCACGGTAACCCCTACACCCCCTTAGCTGCCCCCTCTCTGGCTACTGTTGGTGCCTGGAAAGAGAGGGGTCCGGAAACGAACTTAAATAGCCTTTTTATTGTAATAGCAGCAGCTTCGCGGGTGCACTGAGTTCACGGGGACGGGGTAGGGATGGGGCCAGGCCCAGGGCCTCAGTCTTCATAGTGGCTGAGCTGGGCAGGCTGGTGCCAGGTCTCCACCCCCTCCAGGAGGCGCCGGATGTAACTGGAGGCTCCTAGCAGcagctgccccattccctgcatcACAGCCGAGACCACTCGCAGCACCTCCCtgcggggggagaagggggtgagaGGTGGTGCGGTGCCCCCACAGGGTGGGGTGctgcctgtggggggagctccaggCTCTTGCAGCCTTTGCCTTGCCCACCAGGGATGGACTGGAGTGGcaatggggagcagggtggggggcaggggtccctgccAGTTGGGGGCGCTGTGGGTTGCGGGGCAGTGCAGAtggccctgccagcagggggtactgggagggggcagaggcggGGTCCCTGCTGTGGGACGGGATTCCtgctggcagggggctcagggggaTCAGGGTGAAGGGGCAGGGGCCCTGCCAGTAGGGGGTGCAGGCGGGAGGAGGGTGGGGTCCCTGCCAGTGGGGGGGGGTggtcgggggtgggggctctCACCCACCTCAGCACCTTCTTGGGGCCCAGGCACTTGAAGTCGCAGCTCATGGAGTAGAGGCCGTAGAACGTGGCCTTCACGTTGAGGCTCCCGAAGAGGTCGCGGGGGCCCAGCTTGTAGACGTCGAAGGTGATGCGGgcgatgtcctgcccctggcgcgGCCGCTCCCGGCTCCGCCCATaggcctgggcccctccctgcagcacagtggggtcatgggggaggggacccccggcggccccccagctcccagcctggccagCCACTGGCAGGGCGGGGCTAGAGATGTCTGCACTCCCTGCACCCTGGGCTGGCCACTTCCATTAGCTCCACCCCTTAGTGGTAGTGATGTCACCCCCTGAGTTCTGGCCACACCCCTTAGCAGTAGTGATGTCagacatccccccccccagctctggccatgccccttcacttcccccccacccccacaacgtCCACCCCATTCCCAGgatccctcccccctttgtccACTACCCTCTGtggggctcccccatcccctgctccaggGGGTGAGTGGTGCCCATCCCCCTTTGCTGCTCCTGGGGCGGGGAGGATCTCACTTGGGAGGTGTATGGGAGGGAAGTTGGGTGGGGGTGTGCATATGGGGTGTCGTGTCTCACCTGTGGGGGCAAGATGGGGCTGGGTCTCCCTGGGGTGCTGTATCTAAGgtttgggggtgtctggggaggaTCTCAGGGAGAGGTGTTGTGGATGACGGGTGTGGGGGGGGCCTCAGGTGTCCCATGGGGGTATCATCTTGGACAGGTGTGGTGCATGTCTCTctcacgggggtgggggagggactgggggtctcctgggggtgtgtgtgtacagagggACTCTTGGCAGGGATGTAGGGGAATCTCTCTCACTTTGGGGGAGGTCACTCCTGTGTGGAGGAGGAATTGGGGGTTCCCCTGCAGAGGTATATGGGGggcaggatgtgtgtgtgggtcTGTGTGTATGGGGGCCAGGGCATGTGGGGGTCTCCCCTTAGGGGGCATATGTGGGGGTCTCCCTTTAGGGGGCATACTGGGTTGATGTGTTTAGCATCTCCACTGGGGGCAGGGTGTGCATGGGGGCTCCTGGGAGGCGTATGTGGGTCTCCATTGCAGGGGTTTTGGGGGTCTGGGGTCTGTGGGGTCTCCCCTGCGGGGGCTGTATGGGGGATGGGGGAGTCTCTGCCTGGTGGATGGGGGGGacgggggatggggcagggctcccTCACCCGTGGGGGGCTCCAGCTCTGTCCGCGGCCCAGCAGCATCAGGGCCGTGTCAGGGGGCAGCGTCTGGAAAAAGGCTTCGCTCTCCACCGCCGTCCCGTCCTCCTCCAGCACCAGCCCCGCCATCCCCGCCACCAGCAGCGCCTCCATCGCCTGTGGGGGGCAGAGTGGTGAGGGGGGAGCATTCTGAGTGTGGGGGGGCAGCGCGTGGGGCGGGGACGcaaggagggctgtgggggggagcaggaacgggggggggagcagtgaggagtcagtgtggggcacaggggctgggggagcaaggagctgtaggtgggagcagcctggggtggggagcagggatggggtggcTCAGTTTGGCCCCAGGTCCTGCAGGCTGATGAGtgggggagtggatgggggaggagcaggctggctggtggggggcagggctggctgaggtGCTGCAGGGTGGCGCTGGGGGTggcatggggggcagcaggagggtctggctgggtgggggaagcagggagggTCTGAGTGTGAGCAAGTGGGGGTCAGGGGCTAGTGGGGAGCGAGGTGTTTGGGGGTAACAAGGAGTCTGGGGATGGGGTAtcaggaggagtggggagggtctgggggagcgagggatggggtcaggggggaGCATGGGGCTCACCTTGCCCAGCAGCTCCCGCCGGGTCCCGGCCACCCGCCCGGCGCGGCCCCTGTGCCGGTGGTCGCAGCGGAAGGGGCGTGGGAGCACGGGGCCCAGACCCGACGGGTCAGCTCTGAGCCGGCGCTGGACACCGacctgggggcgggagggtgagtggggggtgcttggggtggggcagaCCATTGTCATgatttggggggacagggagggggcaccatggtggtgggggggcactgTCCTATTGGTGGGATATGGAGGGGTGAGGGGGTCCAATATCTTGTTAGGAGGGTACCATCCCTGTGGGGCACAGGGTACCTCTTGGGGTGGTAGAAACCATTCTCGAGGGGGTCGGGAGGGGAGAGCCCACCCCCAGGTAGGGAGAACCCCTTCccttgctgggggggaggggtcaggaggGGACACACCAAGTCACGGAAGGGGGGTGTCAGGATGGAATGGCCCATTCCTTGGAGTAGGAGGAGTTGACACCCCATGTTGTGGGGAGGGGCCCTCCTTGGGGGCGGtgacacccccagccctgccccccagcctgaggCTCCCCTTGGCCCCCCAGTTTGGGGGGTCTGAACCCACTcactgcagcagggaggagggggccagGGCGCTGACGTAGTCCATGGCGTTAGCGGGGTTGGGGGGTCCTTGTCCTGGGGGTCAGGGCGTCTGTCCGGCGTTAGGCTCCCTCGCTCCGTctgccaccagccagcctggACTCTGGACTCCACGGCTCAGAggcggggagtggggagggtgaCACACAGTGGGGGGAGGCAAACTCCAAGGTCCCccagggcagggcggggagggaggtgggTGAGGGCAGGAAGTGAGGCCACAGGTGCCAGTCAAGTGTtagaccccacagctcccccttGTACTGTagggggagaaactgaggcacagctgggGATGAAACAtgggagtccaggctcccagacccccccctttaaccactagaccccactcccctcccagagccagggagagaacccagaattcttgccctccccccaaccactagatcccactcccctcccagagccagggagagaacccaggtgtcctggctcccagacatcccccgctttaaccactagaccccactcccctcccagagccagggagagaacccaggtgtcctggctcccagacatcccccgctttaaccactagaccccactcccctcctagagccagggagagaacccaggcgtcctggctgccagccccacacacctgcTCTGGCATGCAAGCAGGCGGCTCTAGCCCCCAGGCCCGGGACAGGCTGGGTGCGACctgcacgctgccccctgctgaccccctcCCAGCCTTCACTG encodes:
- the CIDEB gene encoding LOW QUALITY PROTEIN: cell death activator CIDE-B (The sequence of the model RefSeq protein was modified relative to this genomic sequence to represent the inferred CDS: inserted 1 base in 1 codon), producing MDYVSALAPSSLLQSVSSAGSELTRRVWXPVLPRPFRCDHRHRGRAGRVAGTRRELLGKAMEALLVAGMAGLVLEEDGTAVESEAFFQTLPPDTALMLLGRGQSWSPPRGGAQAYGRSRERPRQGQDIARITFDVYKLGPRDLFGSLNVKATFYGLYSMSCDFKCLGPKKVLREVLRVVSAVMQGMGQLLLGASSYIRRLLEGVETWHQPAQLSHYED
- the NOP9 gene encoding nucleolar protein 9 is translated as MEEPYNQIFEANPFINGILNQNPSRSRGPHVRSRPGHGGHAPRRRPWAQAGRPGSDPGLGARPRLDPDAAGYFRRAAESLRAGLGPGSERGLFVTNVLEEAVGSALPLALDPSGSLLLQALLPEASPDQLAKLLRPLLPALSQAACHPCGAHVLEAALLRAPQLLGEEDAGTLEELVLQLGQAVREELRAFARDPHASFVVRTLLQVLGGVRVGSDAARGLSGTGPPAPRKKRAEAKSEGPVEFEVPDSFPALLREFIAAFQENIAEFITHRVASLCLQVALEVLHRKLPEACAELCSSVIGYLSSRNPAAGCSPLLVFLKDPVCSRVLDKVLEVSEPRALRLLYRQHFRGQLRALAGHGVANFTLQRLIGAAPPKLLGKVLAELGPGLEEVLAQGHAGVATALLGACRRCGAGQQEALQLLMEAFHCWEPPTRQSACAPLFASLLPYEVYYAPGEGQEAQPPLEEQPDSPPALASVSLHGSLLLQHLLHFADPSPVLRSLAALPPHDLVTLACSPAGSHVYDALLASPSVPRKPRRKVLRGLQGHYVSLACNKHGSRVLDAIWSRATLPAKRQIAQELVEQEQQLRNDPFGHHVVRNFALTHFLKRRRDWDRHQEAETKRRELFAEILED